Proteins encoded in a region of the Anopheles aquasalis chromosome 2, idAnoAquaMG_Q_19, whole genome shotgun sequence genome:
- the LOC126573341 gene encoding serine/threonine-protein kinase Warts-like, translating to MNGKGGKVPSSVARHSTYNAIALEQIKNELMPYETGQSMGGSQITAPLKRKPSIEKDAPQSPLHMQRTSPALDSGAGSSRSNSPHSQQPFVALGRSSQYSPSPCPMNFSDAPPIPPPRCSSTPSTPQPPNPMHLLKRMSPASVASARNGQFGASQSPARGSSPISNSNQLRQPIIVQNSAQVQQQLSQQMAVYTGSEPPPPYPQIGPSSPPNYLPSFHSRQSPTQSSQEFRKSPSSGFYSSASIASSSPITVSQGATGSGGGGGGGGGGGGSGSSAGGSVIGSIQRPIPLQPKPSQASHPPPPKSAQHPIIMHSVKSTQVQKPILQTAVAPPAPAGGHPLHNPPPPSYAASVLIKEKFNKANVNVKQAYGGGAGGMVTTPPPASPSGIISHETPSQRQQQSSASNGPPSTGPKQQLRAKPSLPQMTNGAQPQQVSGGNGNHSNNGSSNGSAGNSPHDPPSYDSTLMLLQKHSSPKKEPPPYLHDGEGTPQLPPPPPPNCHMMGDHQQQSTGAIDLNNLSPDQQQQQQQHNHQLLYHHPQSHRNTGSGGGSGGHNNGMVETNNNNVANGPLSASAGGGSGSGNGSSINHSSMANKGNANANANNINNTNNMNSMHNSNNNHSNNNSNGNHDTGPIANKPGSSQTPAPSYGSSNRIHADDPLAHHHLHHLHHHHHGGQQQQQQQHQQHPSAKPTVMKTNAMNGPPPFSARAHHQQQLHQQQQQQQQQQQQQQQQNKAHQEMAKQRVGATTSVRGSLMKSVRFPAISSSSGSSNSNSPAPPYTNGAGHDIASNNGSDRESPPSPSVATSGTATSAGTGAGGATASNSSAATSATTAAGGGGSGGDENNQRKIKHQSPIPERKNLSKEKEAERSECKVKHYSPQAYKFFMEQHIENVLKSYSQRNFRIKQLESEMSKLELPEETKIEMRKLLCQKESNYIRLKRAKMDKSMFAKIKTIGVGAFGEVTLVKKIDTTNHLYAMKTLRKADVLKRNQVAHVKAERDILAEADNEWVVKLYYSFQDKDNLYFVMDYIPGGDLMSLLIKKGIFEEDLARFYIAELTCAIDSVHKMGFIHRDIKPDNVLIDRKGHIKLTDFGLCTGFRWTHDSKYYQKNDHARQDSMEAWSKFGSDIPPPLERRKFREKNRAKAHSIVGTPNYIAPEVLLRSGYTQLCDWWSVGVILYEMLVGQPPFLANTAEETQIKVINWRQTLRIPAEAQLTPEAKDIILRLCKSEDERIGRNVDEIKSHPFFRSIDFSKDLRSQPALYEPKIKYPTDTSNFDPIDPGRLQDSSSSCDEGGLGGNLDELCDSGKPFHHGFFEFTFRRFFDDDCDHKITLDSSEGQAEAIYV from the exons atgaatggaaaaggcGGCAAAGTCCCGTCGTCAGTGGCACGCCACTCGACGTACAATGCGATCGCACTGGAGCAGATCAAGAACGAGCTGATGCCCTACGAGACGGGCCAGTCAATGGGTGGTAGTCAG ATCACGGCCCCGCTCAAGCGCAAACCTAGTATCGAGAAGGATGCACCGCAATCACCGCTGCATATGCAGCGTACCAGTCCGGCGCTCGATTCCGGTGCGGGCAGTTCGCGATCGAATAGTCCCCACTCGCAGCAACCGTTCGTCGCACTCGGTCGCAGCTCACAGtactcaccgtcaccgtgtcCGATGAACTTTAGCGATGCACCACCCATCCCTCCACCACGCTGCTCTTCGACACCGTCGACGCCACAACCGCCAAACCCGATGCACCTGCTGAAACGCATGTCTCCGGCCTCGGTGGCGTCGGCTCGCAATGGTCAGTTCGGTGCGTCGCAGTCACCGGCCCGCGGTTCTTCGCCGATCTCGAACAGCAATCAGCTCCGGCAACCGATCATCGTGCAGAACAGTGcgcaggtgcagcagcagctgagccaGCAGATGGCCGTGTACACGGGcagtgaaccaccaccaccgtatcCCCAGATTGGACCTTCCTCTCCGCCAAACTATCTACCTTCGTTTCACAGTCGCCAAAGCCCGACGCAATCGTCGCAAGAGTTCCGCAAGAGTCCCAGTTCGGGCTTCTACTcgagcgcctccatcgcgtCCTCCAGTCCCATCACCGTCTCACAAGGTGCTACCgggagcggcggtggtggtggtggtggtggtggtggtggcggtagtggcAGTAGTGCTGGGGGAAGTGTAATCGGCTCCATTCAGCGCCCCATTCCGCTGCAGCCAAAACCGTCGCAGGCATCGcacccgccaccaccgaagagTGCCCAGCATCCGATCATTATGCATTCGGTCAAATCGACCCAGGTACAGAAGCCGATCCTACAAACGGCCGTTGCCCCGCCTGCCCCTGCCGGTGGCCATCCGCTACACAATCCACCTCCACCGTCGTACGCCGCTTCCGTACTGATCAAGGAGAAGTTCAACAaagcgaacgtgaacgtgaaacAGGCGTACGGCGGTGGTGCAGGAGGAATGGTtaccacaccgccaccagcctCACCGTCGGGTATAATCTCGCACGAAACGCCATctcaacggcaacaacaatctTCGGCCAGCAACGGACCCCCGTCCACCGGTCCCAAGCAGCAACTTCGTGCGAAACCCTCACTGCCGCAGATGACGAATGGCGCACAACCGCAACAAGTGTCTGGCGGCAATGGTAACCATAGcaacaatggcagcagcaatggcagtgCCGGTAACTCCCCGCATGATCCACCGTCCTACGACTCGACGTTAATGCTGCTACAGAAGCACTCATCACCGAAGAAAGAACCTCCGCCCTACCTGCACGACGGAGAAGGAACGCCTCAActgccacctccaccaccaccgaactgCCACATGATGGGCGATCACCAACAACAGTCGACCGGTGCAATCGATCTGAACAACTTGAGtcctgaccagcagcagcagcagcagcaacacaatcacCAGCTTCTTTATCACCATCCACAAAGCCACCGGAACACTGGTAGCGGTGGCGGTAGTGGAGGCCACAATAATGGAATGgtcgaaacaaacaacaacaacgttgcCAATGGACCGCTCTCCGCTAGTGCTGGTggaggcagtggcagtggcaatggCAGTAGCATCAATCATAGCTCGATGGCAAACAAGGGCAACGCTAATGCTAATGCAAACAATATTAATAACACTAACAATATGAACAGTATGCATAATAGTAACAATAATCATAGTAATAATAACAGTAATGGTAATCATGATACTGGCCCGATTGCCAATAAGCCTGGCTCAAGTCAAACGCCCGCACCGAGCTACGGAAGCAGCAATAGGATCCACGCGGACGATCCATTGGCTCaccatcatttgcatcatctgcatcatcaccatcacggagggcaacagcagcagcagcaacagcaccaacagcacccaTCAGCGAAGCCAACAGTGATGAAAACGAATGCTATGAATGGTCCACCGCCGTTTAGTGCCAGAgcacaccatcagcagcaactccatcagcagcaacagcaacaacaacagcagcagcagcaacagcaacagcaaaacaaagctCATCAAGAGATGGCCAAGCAGCGCGTCGGGGCGACGACATCAGTGCGCGGTAGTCTCATGAAATCGGTGCGCTTCCcggcaatcagcagcagtagtggtagcagcaacagcaactctcCTGCCCCGCCTTACACCAACGGGGCAGGTCATGACATCGCTAGCAACAACGGAAGTGACCGGGAATCTCCGCCTTCACCCTCTGTCGCTACCAGTGGCACTGCTACTAGTGCGGGCACGGGAGCAGGTGGTGCCACTGCCAGCAACTCCAGCGCCGCAACgtcagcaaccacagcagcaggtggtggtggcagcggaggAGATGAAAATAACCAGCGCAAGATCAAGCACCAGTCACCGATACCGGAGCGGAAGAACCTGTCCAAAgagaaggaagcggaacggTCCGAGTGTAAGGTGAAGCACTACTCACCGCAAGCGTACAAGTTCTTCATGGAGCAGCACATCGAGAACGTGCTCAAGTCGTACTCGCAGCGCAACTTTCGCATCAAGCAGCTGGAGAGCGAAATGTCGAAGCTGGAACTACCGGAGGAAACGAAGATCGAGATGCGGAAGCTGCTGTGCCAGAAGGAGAGCAACTACATACGGTTAAAGCGCGCCAAAATGGACAAATCGATGTTTGCCAAAATCAAGACGATCGGTGTCGGGGCGTTCGGTGAGGTGACGCTGGTAAAGAAGATCGACACCACGAACCATCTGTACGCGATGAAGACCCTGCGCAAGGCGGACGTGCTCAAGCGGAACCAGGTGGCGCACGTCAAAGCCGAGCGGGACATTCTTGCGGAAGCGGACAACGAGTGGGTCGTTAAGCTGTATTACAGTTTTCAGGATAAGGATAACCTTTACTTCGTCATGGACTATATACCTG GAGGAGACCTGATGTCGCTGCTCATCAAGAAAGGCATATTCGAGGAAGATCTAGCCAGGTTCTACATCGCCGAGCTCACCTGTGCGATCGACAGTGTCCACAAGATGGGATTCATTCACCG CGATATCAAACCGGATAATGTGTTGATCGACCGGAAGGGACACATTAAGCTCACTGACTTTGGGCTCTGTACCGGGTTCCGCTGGACGCACGACTCAAAGTACTATCAAAAGAATG ATCATGCACGACAGGACTCGATGGAAGCGTGGAGTAAATTCGGTTCCGAtattccaccaccgttggaAAG GCGGAAGTTCCGAGAAAAGAATCGTGCCAAGGCGCACTCGATCGTCGGTACGCCCAACTACATCGCAccggaggtgctgctgcgcagCGGTTACACTCAGCTGTGCGATTGGTGGAGCGTCGGTGTCATACTTTACGAGATGCTAGTCGGACAAcctccctttttggcgaaCACGGCCGAGGAAACACAGATTAAA GTCATCAACTGGCGACAAACGCTGCGTATTCCTGCGGAAGCGCAGCTGACGCCAGAGGCCAAGGATATCATACTGCGGCTGTGCAAGAGCGAGGACGAACGGATCGGGCGTAACGTGGACGAGATCAAGTCGCACCCATTCTTCCGCTCGATCGACTTCAGCAAGGATCTGCGAAGCCAGCCGGCGCTGTACGAGCCGAAGATCAAGTACCCGACTGATACGTCCAacttcgatccgatcgatcccgGTCGGCTGCAGGATTCGTCGTCCTCCTGCGACGAGGGTGGGCTCGGTGGCAACCTGGACGAGCTGTGCGACAGCGGGAAACCGTTCCACCACGGATTCTTCGAGTTTACCTTCCGGCGGTTTTTCGATGACGATTGTGATCACAAAATCACGCTCGACTCGAGCGAGGGACAGGCGGAAGCTATTTATGTATGA